One part of the Chryseobacterium mulctrae genome encodes these proteins:
- a CDS encoding energy transducer TonB, which translates to MKQIITILFLTFSVTLFSQDLKTFEGNYKEGTAKYNFYKGKENNIILEGKFEYFKAKNQSEIGQHTQNLKVGTWKYHFENDGYKIEFYGNYTNDLKNGIWIFKFLENGISESYSLEFQDDILVGEVNWSGLKGEFDTKGRFIGIWEVKNDNDKYDATFNDNILIMLEKRTLNNILLSVYRPDTYSTDFTKLSFGDNPIIRKEYNLDWNFRLMSGEFNLDKIYDINRVTLDGISETYLEREIFFNAFFESITDKLNDKIFDYTNWTYFKLIELKNNPDFLYLNTQTIKPKKEAIHNNFNLDNLLVDEKPVFKDGNSNFIPFIKDNYFNFDEVSGNAVIEFLIDTQGNINILNVKTTGNFSEKEIRRVLNLSPKWTPAKKEGKPIDVKIVLPINVNRN; encoded by the coding sequence ATGAAACAAATTATTACAATCCTATTTTTAACATTTTCAGTTACCCTATTTTCTCAGGACTTAAAAACCTTTGAAGGAAATTATAAAGAAGGAACTGCAAAGTATAATTTTTACAAAGGGAAGGAGAATAATATAATACTGGAAGGTAAATTTGAATATTTTAAAGCCAAGAATCAATCAGAAATTGGTCAACATACTCAAAATTTGAAAGTTGGAACTTGGAAATATCATTTTGAAAATGACGGTTATAAAATTGAGTTCTATGGAAATTATACCAATGACTTAAAAAATGGAATCTGGATATTCAAATTTCTTGAGAATGGAATTTCTGAGAGTTATTCTTTGGAATTTCAAGACGATATATTAGTAGGAGAAGTTAATTGGAGCGGTTTAAAGGGCGAGTTTGATACAAAAGGAAGATTCATAGGGATTTGGGAAGTGAAAAATGATAACGATAAATATGATGCTACTTTTAATGACAATATTCTTATAATGTTGGAAAAAAGAACATTGAACAACATATTGCTTAGTGTTTATCGACCTGACACTTATTCAACAGATTTTACAAAATTATCCTTTGGTGATAATCCTATAATCAGAAAAGAATATAATTTGGATTGGAATTTTAGACTAATGAGTGGGGAATTTAATCTTGACAAAATTTACGATATTAATCGTGTTACATTAGATGGAATTAGTGAAACATATCTCGAAAGAGAAATTTTCTTTAATGCTTTTTTTGAATCCATTACAGATAAATTGAACGACAAGATTTTTGATTATACAAATTGGACTTATTTCAAACTTATTGAATTGAAAAATAACCCTGACTTTCTATACTTAAACACTCAAACCATAAAACCCAAGAAAGAAGCAATACATAATAACTTTAATTTAGACAATCTATTAGTTGATGAAAAGCCCGTCTTTAAAGACGGAAACTCTAATTTTATACCATTTATTAAAGATAATTATTTCAACTTTGATGAAGTTTCGGGTAATGCTGTTATCGAGTTTTTAATTGACACACAAGGAAATATTAATATTCTAAATGTAAAGACCACAGGGAATTTTTCAGAAAAAGAAATTAGACGTGTGTTGAACCTTTCACCAAAATGGACACCCGCCAAAAAGGAAGGAAAGCCAATAGACGTTAAAATTGTTCTTCCTATAAATGTAAATAGAAACTAA
- a CDS encoding tyrosine-type recombinase/integrase, protein MNEFIKEVFKELKFTDEIKKTMKYGDELVDVKSEFWERISSHTARRSFITIMKNKRVPDKVIMSYTGHTSLEVFNAYYRPSEDDKVNYMNEVFK, encoded by the coding sequence ATGAATGAATTTATTAAGGAGGTCTTTAAAGAGCTGAAATTTACTGATGAGATAAAGAAAACTATGAAATATGGTGATGAATTAGTAGACGTAAAGTCTGAGTTTTGGGAAAGAATTTCCTCACATACTGCAAGAAGAAGCTTTATCACTATAATGAAAAATAAGAGAGTTCCTGACAAAGTAATTATGAGCTACACAGGACATACTAGTTTAGAGGTCTTCAATGCGTATTACAGACCAAGTGAAGACGATAAAGTTAATTATATGAACGAAGTTTTTAAGTAA
- a CDS encoding phage integrase SAM-like domain-containing protein, translated as MNSTFKLKEPNGEKETLIYFRSYFGNENKNFIYSTGEKIKPEEWDFDNRQPNDLNGRTKRAESHRSIKKQLDRYIGFFTEIVNRYKNIGEEITIDIIRQRFDEEFKKIKRKDDFFRIYDEFVQEKENDYSGKGISKSTKSRYDYNKKLLENFQEEYKLKLSLGNFDEKIYNKFLKYCIEEKDHSANTVHRNVGLLKTFFYWTLSKKYTYNNGFINFKKPPKFRTDEIALNYEQVEQIYQYDFSTNKRLERVRDLFVFGCVTGMRFGNYNRISKQDIQGTLLGLLI; from the coding sequence ATGAATTCTACCTTCAAACTTAAAGAACCCAACGGCGAAAAGGAAACACTAATTTACTTCCGTTCTTATTTTGGAAATGAAAATAAGAATTTTATCTATTCTACTGGAGAAAAAATTAAACCTGAAGAATGGGATTTCGATAACCGGCAACCCAACGATCTAAACGGAAGAACAAAAAGAGCCGAGAGCCATAGAAGTATAAAAAAACAACTTGACAGATACATCGGTTTTTTCACCGAGATTGTCAATCGTTACAAAAACATTGGCGAAGAGATAACGATTGATATTATAAGACAGCGATTTGACGAAGAATTTAAAAAGATCAAAAGAAAAGACGATTTTTTCAGGATATATGATGAATTTGTTCAGGAAAAAGAAAATGATTATTCTGGAAAGGGAATATCTAAATCAACTAAAAGCAGATATGATTATAACAAAAAATTGTTAGAGAATTTCCAAGAGGAATACAAATTAAAATTAAGTTTAGGTAATTTTGATGAAAAGATCTATAATAAATTTCTCAAATATTGTATCGAAGAAAAAGACCATTCCGCTAATACTGTCCATAGAAACGTGGGATTATTAAAAACTTTTTTTTATTGGACTTTGAGTAAGAAATACACCTACAACAATGGTTTTATCAATTTCAAGAAACCTCCCAAATTCCGAACAGACGAGATAGCTCTAAACTACGAGCAGGTGGAACAAATTTATCAATATGATTTCAGTACAAATAAAAGACTTGAAAGAGTTAGAGATTTGTTTGTTTTTGGATGTGTAACTGGAATGCGCTTTGGAAATTACAATCGTATTTCAAAACAGGATATTCAAGGGACTTTATTAGGGTTATTGATTTAA
- a CDS encoding response regulator encodes MDTKRILIFDDDKSILDVFTIIFCENGYCVEVSETSHDIIERVNKFRPHLILMDNWIPDIGGIEAVRLLRNHDKFKDIPVIYISANSDISFLAKKAQADDYIAKPFELENLERKVEKFIRC; translated from the coding sequence ATGGATACCAAGAGAATCTTAATTTTTGATGATGATAAATCTATCTTAGATGTTTTCACCATCATTTTTTGCGAAAATGGATATTGTGTAGAAGTTTCTGAAACATCACACGATATCATCGAACGGGTTAACAAATTCAGACCTCATTTGATTTTAATGGATAACTGGATTCCTGATATTGGCGGAATAGAAGCCGTAAGATTATTAAGGAATCATGATAAGTTTAAAGATATACCTGTCATTTACATCAGTGCAAACAGCGATATCAGCTTTTTAGCTAAGAAAGCACAGGCCGATGATTATATTGCAAAACCCTTCGAACTTGAAAATCTCGAAAGAAAAGTTGAAAAATTTATCAGATGCTAA